ATAGCCACCCAATTCTTCTGCCCGAAGATGCATTTCGATGATGTTAGTCACTGAGAGTTCTTCATCTGCAGGATGGGGTTCTGGGGCTGTCGATTTGGATTCTCTTTCAGGATTGTTTTTTGCTAATGATTTACTTTCATCATTCCAGCTTAAGTCACCAAAAACAGATTCAAAATCAATCTCCTGAGGGTTAACAACCTGGGTAATCTCGATCGGTTTCTTTTTAGAATCAAACTTAGCCCCGCTGTTCGTATGAGCTCCCTGGGTTCCATCCATCAAGGTCAATTCCTCACGTTGAGTTCTTTCAAAATGAATATCCCCTGTCACATCCTCTTCTTTTTCAAACAGCTGATTCAAAAAATCGCAAATGGAAAGAGCCTTGAACTCGGGAAAATATTTAAGCAATAAGCGTGTAAGATCCTGACTCATTTCCTGGGCATTAGAATAGCGTTCATTGAGATTTCTATTCAGCGCTCTTAAAACGATAGCATCCAGCTCTGCGGGGATATCAGGTCTGAAATGGGAGGGAGGGAAAACATGCATGGTTTTAACCGCCTCAACCGTTTCAGCGTTTGACTTCTTTTTAAAAAGCCGCTGTCCCGTCAGCAACTCCCAAAACAAGATTCCCAGAGAAAAGAGGTCTGAGCGATAATCTATTTCCAGGCCCTCTGCCTGCTCGGGAGACATGTAGGCAAACTTGCCTTTTAAAATCCCTGTTTCCTGCTCTCCCAGTTTGGAGGCCGCTTTTGCCACGCCAAAATCGACAATTTTGACGTTACCTGAAAAACTTGTGATTATATTTTGGGGGGAAATATCGCGGTGAACAATAGACAATTCGTTTCCAGAATCGTCCTTACGGCGATGGATATAGTCTAAACCATTGCAAACCTCGGCAATCACGTGAATACAAAATTCCAGAGGAACTAAAATTGCTTTTTCTAAACTTTTTCGCTGAATTTGACTGAGGGTTTTTCCATCGACATATTCCATTACGATAAAGTAATCGTTATTCACTTTTCCCAAATCAAAAATCTGGGCAATATTGCCATGGGATAAATTCACGGCAATCTTCGCTTCCGAAACTAACATGTCGATAAATTCTTTATTGGCCGCGATGTGGGGTAAAATGCGCTTGATGACGATAAACTTTTTTATTCCCGAAAAGTCGTAGGTCAACCCTTTAAAGATCTCCGCCATGCCGCCCTGAG
The DNA window shown above is from Deltaproteobacteria bacterium and carries:
- a CDS encoding serine/threonine protein kinase → MVFKKTDPTKPRPFGHYFILEKIAQGGMAEIFKGLTYDFSGIKKFIVIKRILPHIAANKEFIDMLVSEAKIAVNLSHGNIAQIFDLGKVNNDYFIVMEYVDGKTLSQIQRKSLEKAILVPLEFCIHVIAEVCNGLDYIHRRKDDSGNELSIVHRDISPQNIITSFSGNVKIVDFGVAKAASKLGEQETGILKGKFAYMSPEQAEGLEIDYRSDLFSLGILFWELLTGQRLFKKKSNAETVEAVKTMHVFPPSHFRPDIPAELDAIVLRALNRNLNERYSNAQEMSQDLTRLLLKYFPEFKALSICDFLNQLFEKEEDVTGDIHFERTQREELTLMDGTQGAHTNSGAKFDSKKKPIEITQVVNPQEIDFESVFGDLSWNDESKSLAKNNPERESKSTAPEPHPADEELSVTNIIEMHLRAEELGGYVRERHRKIRLTIYIFLIFFSLLLIVFIKPAFLSRILEFFRAKF